One Chthonomonadales bacterium genomic window, GCAGAGGCCCATGCAGCCGACCCCGATGACCTGGACACGATCCTCCAGCCCGTTGGCGGCCACCGCCTCATCCAGCGCGCTCTTGACCGCCTGACCCTGGGAGGAAAGGCATCCCGCCGCCGTGCAGCACCGCACCCGAATGGGCTTCTGCGACTCGCGCTCCTTGCGAGCGATGTCCTGGAGGTCTGAGAGCTCCATTACTCAAGCCACCCTTTCACCAGTTGCGTGACCGTGTCGGGCGTCTGGCGGCCGGTAACCGCGCCGTCGAGCACGACGGCCGGAGCGATGCCGCACGCGCCGAGACACCGCGCTGTGAGCAGTGACAGCTTGCCGTCGCCGGTCGTCTCGCCGGAGCGCACACCGGCCATGGTCTCGATCGCGGTCACGACGTTCGCCGCGCCCTTAACGTAGCAGGCGGTGCCCATGCAGACCACGCAGGTGTGGAGGCCCTTGGGCTTCAGCGAGAAGAAGTGGTAGAACGTGGCAACGCCAAACACCCGGCTCGGCGGGACCTTGAGGCTGTGCGCGACGTAGATCAGCAGGTCTTCTTCCAGGTAGCCGAAGAGCTCCTGCGCCGTGTGCAGGACCTCGATCAGCGCGTCAGCCTGGTACTGGTGCCGCTTCATCGTGGCTTCGAGCATCTTGAAGCGGTTGTCGCCGCTCGGATGCTGCTTCGCTCCCCCGGCGGCTCGAGGTTTCTCCCGGGCGACAACGGTGGATTCCATGCCTGCCTCCTTCAAGGCGCCGGCCCGAGGCCGGCGGCGTCGATGGATGGCGGGTCGCGCGTGGACGCGGACCCATCGCGACGGACAAGTGGCTGCGAGCCATCGTGGGCACGGTGTGGCCTGCGGGCTGCCCTCGGCGCTCGGATGAACGGCCGGGCCGGGGCGCGACGCGCCGGCGGGCTTGAGAGACGAAAGGAAGCGTCGACCTTCGTGGGCACTGCGTCCTGCGTCGACGGGCGCAACCGGACAAACGATCGGCAATAACTCCGGTTAGGATTGCGGCATTTTTCACAAAGTGTACCGACCAGCGCCAATTCCATTATACCACGGTCTAGCCCGGATCAAATGGGTGAGCGCTCACAGCCCTGCAACGACGAATCGGGTGGCGGGCAGCCTATCCGCGAGGACCCGATCGCAGGGCTGGCGAGCGCCCGCCGGGCGCGCCGGGCGATGGGGTGACTGCGTCGACCCGGAGAGAGCAGAGGGATCATGCGGTGAGGGCGTCCTGTCGGGCAACCCGTGCGCGACTGTGCTGGTGCGCGGTCGGCGCTCCCTCGCATCGAGCAACCGTGCGCGCAGGCGTGCGCCGGCACGCGCCGACCGGCCGGACAGCACGTGAGCGGTTCGCGCCCTATCGGCCCAGAAGGTTGCCGCCGCCCGCCTCATCGCGGATGTCGAAGTCCTTGCGGATACCGAACCTGTCGCACACGGCGGCCAGCGCTTCGTCCGCCGCGCGGCAAGCGTCCGCCACCTGCTGCGAGGCCGAGCCGAGGCCGGAGCCCTGCATCCCGCTCAGCGTCTGGAGAGCGCTCTGCGGGTCGCCGCCCAGGGCCTGGCTCAGGCTGCCGCCAACCTGGGCGATGGCGCCTGCCGTCTTGCCGAGCAGGTCAAGGTAGGCGTCGCGCAGTCCGGCACAGGAGCCCGGCGCCGGCTTCGCCAGGAAGGCGGCCGAGAGTTGCTGCCAGTCGCCGCTCCAGCGCCCCAGCGACTGCTGGAACTCGTCATAGACCTGCCGCTGGGCCCCCGATATCTGGCTTTCGTCTCCCTCCATCTGCGCGGTGAGGTTGCCTGCAGTGATCCTCGTGCTCATCGCCAGCACCTCGCCCAGTTGCCGCCGCACGAGCAGGACGCGCTGGCGTTCGATGTCCTTCAGGAACTGGAGGTAGTCGATGACGTCGATCGGCTTCGGAGGGGCAGGCGCCACGATGCCGCCGCGCTCGGCGAGCGGCCCCGCGTCCGCCACGCGACCGGAGCGCTCGGTGAGCGGGCCAGGGTTCGCCACCGCGCCACGCGCCTTCACCACGTCCGCGCGCGGCCATCGCGCCCACACGATCCAGCTGGCTACGGCGGCCAGGACGGCCAGAGCCGCCGCTATACGCGCGGCGCGGCCGCGGCCGCCGGAGGGCACCGGGAGCGGCGCCACGGGGAGGGGCCCGCCGGACGCCGGCCGGGCGGGCGCCGGCGCGCCGCAGCGCATGCAGAACTGCGCGTGGGCCGGTATCTCCGCCTGGCAGTGGCTGCAGTTCATATCGTGACCTCCGTGGGAGCGGGGCGGGCGAGAGCCGCGACGGGGGAAGGTGCCCGGCTCAGTCGTCGCGGGCCGACCCGCTGGTTCGGACGGCCTCGCACGACTATGTATACCACGGGGCAGGGGAGGTGTCAACCGGAGCGGGCAGCGTCGACATGGGCGCGGACGCGCAGGGCGGCGGCCGGGCTGAGCTTCTGGAAACGCACGGCGGCCCGACATACCGGCTCGTCGCCCGCGCCGTCGGCCGTCTCGCTGCGGACCACGGTGCCGCGCGCAGCCACCGTGATCGGCGGATCCTCGTTCGGGAAGGACCACGCCAGAGTGACCGGCGCGCCCTCGGGCACCGGGCGGAGCGCCACGAGCGCCATGCCACCCTCTCCCACATCGCGGGCCATCGCGCTGAACACGTCCGGCGCGGCCGCGACGTCGCCCTCCGTCTCGCGCTCGACCCGCACGCGGACCTCCGTCACCAGTGGCGCTCGCACGTAGCGCCGACGCTGGCGGCGATGGATCGTTGCGGGTTGCGCGAGCACCACGCTGCCGGACTCGTCGGCGGCGAGCACGCGCGTGCGGAAGTGGTAGAGCCCGTCCTCGCCGCCCACCTGCACCGTGGCGGTGTCGCCGATCCCGAGGCGCACCGAGCGCTCCGGGTCCACCGCGAACCGGTCGCCGTTTCGGTAGGTGACGCGAGCAGCTGTCTCGCGCCTCTCCCCTGTGCCCTCAAGCTGGAGAACGACCGCTTGCCCCATGTGGATGGTGCCGAACCGGTGGCCCAGGGTCACGTAGCGCCGCACGGCCTGCACAAGGTGGTCGAGGTCGAACGGCTTGAAGAACACCTCTTCGGCGCCGGCGAGGAGGGCCCGTGCCCGTAGCGGCTCCTCCTCATAGGCGGTCATGAGGAGGAACGGCACGTTGCCGGCGGCCGCGCGCAGGCGCGGCAGGGCGTCGAGGGCGTCGGCATCGGGCAGGCGCAGATCGAGCAGGACCAGGTCGGAGGATTGTTGGAGCAGTGACCGGAGCGCGCCCGCGGCGTCTCGCACCGTCTCGACGGCGAAGCCTGCCCGCCGAAGCTTGGTGGAGATGATGTGCGAGAAGTTCGGCTCGTCGTCGATGACCAATACTGCTGGCATCCGGAGCATGGCGCTACCTCGCGGGCATGGACGGCCCCGTCTGGGTGTATGCAAGTTCCGTGCCAGAGAGCAGCGCGGGAGGCAACGTGCCCGCAAGATTCCTAGGACGGCTCGGCCGCAAAGCGCTGGATGGTGGGCGGCAGCAGACTCGGATCTAGCTCGGTGGCATCCCGGTCGGCCATCACGACGGCCCGCTCGATGGCGTTCTCCAGCTCGCGCACATTGCCGGGGTAGCGGTAGCGCGTCAGCAGATCCGCGGCGGCCGGCGTCAGCGTCCGGATGTGGCGGCGGTTTTCGCGGCTGAACCTGGCGAGGAAGTGCTCGGCGAGCGGGAGGATGTCGTCGCGGCGGTCGCGCAGGGGGGGGACCGTGATCTGAATCACATGCAGACGGTAGTAGAGGTCGTCGCGGAAGGTGCCCTCGGCCACCGCGCGCTCCACGTCGCGGTTCGTGGCGGCGATCAGTCGGACGTCGACGCGCACCGTTTTCGTTCCGCCGATCCGCTCGAACTCCCGCTCCTGGATGGCGCGCAGGAGCTTAACCTGGAGCGCGGGCGGTATGTCGGCGACCTCGTCCATGAAGAGCGTGCCGTGGTTGGCGAGCTCGAACCGGCCAAGCTTCTGGGCGGCGGCGCCGGTGAAAGCGTTCTTCTCATGGCCGAAGAGCTCGCTCTCGAGGAGCGTTTCGGGCAGGGCCGCGCATGAGATGGCGATGAACGGTTGCTCCGCTCGGTCCGAATGGTGGTGGAGCGCACGGGCGATCAACTCCTTGCCCGTGCCGCTCTCGCCGCGCACCAGCACCGTAGCCCGGCTGTCGGCGGCGCGCTGAACCACCTGGAACAACTCCTGCATCTGCGGGCTGACCCCCACCATCTGCTCGACGCCGCCCACCGCTCGGCGAGGGCGTGAGGTCGGTCGTGGCGGGGCCTGATCACGGTTCTCGAGCGCCTGGCGGACCAGCGCAAGGACCTCGTCAAGCTCGAACGGCTTCGTCAGGTAGTTGTCCGCGCCGAGTTTGATGGCCTCGACGGCTGTCTTGATCGTGCCATAGGCGGTGATCAGGATGGCGGCACAGTCGGGCGCGCTCCCCTTCACGCTTCGCAGGAGCTCGACTCCGTTCATGTCCGGCATGATCAGGTCGGTCAGCAGCAGGTCGACGTCTTGGGAGGCGGCCAGGGCAAGGGCCTTCTTGCCGTTCTCGGCGACGAGCACATTGTAACCGGACCGGGTCAGCAGGGCTTCCAGCACACGGCGGATATTGGGCTCATCGTCGGCGATCAGCACAGTCTGCGCGCTCGATGAGGCGTCTTTCTTCATGCTTCTCGCTCGCCTGTCAGTCGTCCGGAAGGCCGGACGACATGGGGTCGTTGTCCACGATGCGTACGGTCGTGGGCAGGTCGCGCATCTGCGGACGCCGCGGAAGGGTGATCTGGAAGCAGGTTCCCTCGCCGACCCGACTCGACACGGCGACCTGGCCGCCGTGGTTCTCGACGATCTTGTGGACGATGGCCAGACCAAGGCCGGTGCCCTTCGTCTTCGTGGTGAAGAAGGGCTGGAAGATCTCCTCCAGGCGCTCGGGCGCGATGCCGGTCCCCGTGTCGCTGAAGCGGATGGTGACGTTGCCGCCGCGGCCCTCCGCGCTCGTCGCGATGGTGAGCGTCCCCCCCGCGGCCATCGCCTGCGCGGCGTTGATCGCGATGTTCCGCATCACCTGCTCGATCTGCTTGGGGTCCGCCTGGATCCTGGGCAGCCGCGAGTCGGGGATGAAGCTCACCGCAACGCCACCGTCGCGAAACTCCGCGGCGAGGAGCGCCAGCGTACGCTCCACCAGCGCGTTCAGGTCGGTCGCGCGGAGGTCGAGTTGCATCGGGCGCGCGAAGTCGAGCAGGTCCGTCGTCGTGCGGCTCAGGCCGTTCACCTCGTCCACGATGATGTCGAGGAACTCCCGCAGCGGCACCAGTTCCTCGTACTCGTTGCGCATAAGCTGGGCGGCCCCTTTGATAGAGCTGAGGGGATTGCGGACCTCGTGCGCCATCTTGGCGGCGAGCTGGCCGATGTCGGCCAGGCGCCGGATCCGCGCCATCTCCGCTTCCAGGCGGATGTTGCGGGTGACATCCTCCATGATCTGCACGGCGCCCTGAAGGTGGCCACGGCGGTCGATCAGCGGCGAGAGCAGCACGTTGAAGCTGGTCTCCTGGCCGCGCGGGTGCAGGACCAGGTTGTGAAGCAGGGCGGGCTTGCCGGTCGTCACGACCTGGCGCATCAAGGCTCGCACGCGCTGGGCCTCGTCGATCGGCAGGTCGAACCGGTCCACAAGGCGACTGTAGCCGTCGCCGGTCGCCTTCTCCTCGGCGACGCCCCACATCTCCTCCGATGCCTTGTTCCACCGGATGACGCGCCCGCCGGCGTCCACGACGACGACCGAGGCGGCGATCGACCGGAGGATATTGTCGGTCTGCGTGGCCAGGCGGTTCATCTCCTGGTAGCGCTGCTCCCGGTCCTCGTAGAGCTGCGCGGTCTCGATGGCCAGGGCCGCCTGGTTGGCGAAGGTCGTGAGCAGTTCAAGCAGATCGGGGTGGATCGGCCGCCCGCTCGTCTTGTTGTCCGCCACCACCGCGCCGATCGTGACGCCCTTCGCCATGATGGGTATGGCCAGGAAAGCGCTCGTGCCGAGCGAGCGCGCGAAGCCGCGGATCGGCTGACTGGCGTTGCGCGCGTCGGTCTCCACGATCGGGGCCTTCTCCCTGGCAACCCCGCCGACGACTCCTT contains:
- the hoxE gene encoding bidirectional hydrogenase complex protein HoxE, with the translated sequence MESTVVAREKPRAAGGAKQHPSGDNRFKMLEATMKRHQYQADALIEVLHTAQELFGYLEEDLLIYVAHSLKVPPSRVFGVATFYHFFSLKPKGLHTCVVCMGTACYVKGAANVVTAIETMAGVRSGETTGDGKLSLLTARCLGACGIAPAVVLDGAVTGRQTPDTVTQLVKGWLE
- a CDS encoding zinc ribbon domain-containing protein, whose translation is MNCSHCQAEIPAHAQFCMRCGAPAPARPASGGPLPVAPLPVPSGGRGRAARIAAALAVLAAVASWIVWARWPRADVVKARGAVANPGPLTERSGRVADAGPLAERGGIVAPAPPKPIDVIDYLQFLKDIERQRVLLVRRQLGEVLAMSTRITAGNLTAQMEGDESQISGAQRQVYDEFQQSLGRWSGDWQQLSAAFLAKPAPGSCAGLRDAYLDLLGKTAGAIAQVGGSLSQALGGDPQSALQTLSGMQGSGLGSASQQVADACRAADEALAAVCDRFGIRKDFDIRDEAGGGNLLGR
- a CDS encoding response regulator yields the protein MPAVLVIDDEPNFSHIISTKLRRAGFAVETVRDAAGALRSLLQQSSDLVLLDLRLPDADALDALPRLRAAAGNVPFLLMTAYEEEPLRARALLAGAEEVFFKPFDLDHLVQAVRRYVTLGHRFGTIHMGQAVVLQLEGTGERRETAARVTYRNGDRFAVDPERSVRLGIGDTATVQVGGEDGLYHFRTRVLAADESGSVVLAQPATIHRRQRRRYVRAPLVTEVRVRVERETEGDVAAAPDVFSAMARDVGEGGMALVALRPVPEGAPVTLAWSFPNEDPPITVAARGTVVRSETADGAGDEPVCRAAVRFQKLSPAAALRVRAHVDAARSG
- a CDS encoding sigma-54-dependent Fis family transcriptional regulator, with translation MKKDASSSAQTVLIADDEPNIRRVLEALLTRSGYNVLVAENGKKALALAASQDVDLLLTDLIMPDMNGVELLRSVKGSAPDCAAILITAYGTIKTAVEAIKLGADNYLTKPFELDEVLALVRQALENRDQAPPRPTSRPRRAVGGVEQMVGVSPQMQELFQVVQRAADSRATVLVRGESGTGKELIARALHHHSDRAEQPFIAISCAALPETLLESELFGHEKNAFTGAAAQKLGRFELANHGTLFMDEVADIPPALQVKLLRAIQEREFERIGGTKTVRVDVRLIAATNRDVERAVAEGTFRDDLYYRLHVIQITVPPLRDRRDDILPLAEHFLARFSRENRRHIRTLTPAAADLLTRYRYPGNVRELENAIERAVVMADRDATELDPSLLPPTIQRFAAEPS
- a CDS encoding GAF domain-containing protein — protein: MKIAVQLAALAAVAEAAARAEGCREVAQACLAALVEVGAATSGVVEIACVPPIRCGAGVEEPAEAPPHGSARAAVGISVPTRAAPAASLTLVMPSRRSPRFLSAVASQLATAIDRAHLVEQDRETRRQAGRPIREVTTLYEIGRAIDSVGTPELLNLITERAAKVMDAQACSLMRLNPDTLTLTIAASFGLSEDVVFVTQRPLGEGIAGRVAQTGQPILIVEPDSDPRLSGVALRPEIGSSMVVPMKDEESRVIGVMCIRRRSPAPDFTEDDLRLFSVVALQAALALTNKQLYDNLRRRVSQLSTLASLTRAVMSHGDLNSLLERVADSIVGEVKLDRCCIYLQDRHTQRFVPRILRGYRPEVIGRKPVRLGEGVVGGVAREKAPIVETDARNASQPIRGFARSLGTSAFLAIPIMAKGVTIGAVVADNKTSGRPIHPDLLELLTTFANQAALAIETAQLYEDREQRYQEMNRLATQTDNILRSIAASVVVVDAGGRVIRWNKASEEMWGVAEEKATGDGYSRLVDRFDLPIDEAQRVRALMRQVVTTGKPALLHNLVLHPRGQETSFNVLLSPLIDRRGHLQGAVQIMEDVTRNIRLEAEMARIRRLADIGQLAAKMAHEVRNPLSSIKGAAQLMRNEYEELVPLREFLDIIVDEVNGLSRTTTDLLDFARPMQLDLRATDLNALVERTLALLAAEFRDGGVAVSFIPDSRLPRIQADPKQIEQVMRNIAINAAQAMAAGGTLTIATSAEGRGGNVTIRFSDTGTGIAPERLEEIFQPFFTTKTKGTGLGLAIVHKIVENHGGQVAVSSRVGEGTCFQITLPRRPQMRDLPTTVRIVDNDPMSSGLPDD